In Flavobacterium endoglycinae, one DNA window encodes the following:
- a CDS encoding alpha/beta fold hydrolase — MKIKSIITVTLILLFSKINAQNATFEKRDAFLFQFEKTNNIDWGYLNVPETWESSNGKKIKIAVAILKTTSNIKNTNAVVFIQGGPGAGGIDNIWSWIDHPLRKNNDIILFDVRGTGYSEPRLSKNLGEKFLAILAKNQSRAEDEKQKTSAVMSMKQELLNKKYDIDSYNSLSTAQDLHALKSVLGYKNWNVYGVSYGTYIAQVYADAYPQDIKTVLLDSPVYDISTYYVNNTSNYMNSLHKVFEICKKDKQINAQYPNLEQTYYNVIADLEKRPLTVDVDKSIIPTGKFTYNAEDFKVAIQQALYNKQLVEVIPLLIYQFHKREEAPLGNLVSALSNLLGMDYGVYYCMTCNEAIPNNDYSKFKQNTAEYKQLKGGISFYESDFKVCNAWNTNRAANAIKHYDLSKLSSADYPVLVFSGEFDPITPLDNGQKVAARFKNGHFIEAKTYGHVPAFTKIGRETAEKFINNPEQKINAKAFDEAAKIAIVTGVTLNKGVSVTGKSISQPDPVFLIPLLIALVIMLVFAAVYIIKLIKNIYTTKQDKILRIGIIITSLIGLSLLGSLIMAILEVSKKNFFVLAFGLPENFNYVFSLVSTFFILLALTFAYYIITIKKTNDRSIVFTVIFSNVLLATYLLYWGIL; from the coding sequence ATGAAAATAAAATCAATAATCACAGTCACTTTAATACTATTATTTTCAAAGATAAATGCACAAAATGCAACCTTTGAGAAAAGAGATGCTTTTCTTTTTCAGTTTGAAAAAACTAATAACATAGATTGGGGATATCTTAATGTTCCTGAAACATGGGAAAGCAGCAATGGAAAGAAAATCAAAATTGCGGTTGCTATTCTCAAAACTACTTCAAATATTAAAAACACAAATGCAGTTGTCTTTATACAAGGAGGACCAGGAGCAGGAGGTATTGATAATATTTGGTCATGGATAGATCATCCGCTTCGTAAAAATAACGACATCATATTGTTTGATGTTAGAGGAACAGGTTATTCAGAACCTAGACTTTCTAAAAATCTGGGAGAAAAATTTCTGGCAATTCTGGCTAAAAATCAGTCTAGAGCCGAAGATGAAAAACAAAAGACAAGTGCTGTTATGTCAATGAAACAGGAACTTCTTAATAAAAAATATGATATTGATTCGTATAACAGCCTTAGCACTGCACAAGATCTTCATGCATTAAAATCAGTTTTGGGATATAAAAACTGGAATGTTTATGGAGTTTCTTACGGAACTTATATCGCACAAGTGTATGCTGACGCTTATCCACAAGATATAAAAACAGTATTGCTTGATTCTCCGGTGTATGATATTTCGACTTATTATGTAAACAATACATCGAATTATATGAACAGCCTGCATAAAGTTTTTGAGATTTGTAAAAAAGACAAGCAAATTAATGCGCAATATCCAAATCTAGAACAAACTTATTATAACGTTATTGCAGATCTAGAAAAAAGACCATTAACAGTGGATGTCGATAAATCGATAATTCCAACTGGGAAATTTACCTACAATGCAGAAGATTTTAAAGTGGCCATTCAGCAAGCATTATACAATAAACAATTAGTAGAAGTTATTCCATTGCTCATTTATCAATTTCATAAAAGGGAAGAAGCGCCTTTAGGGAATCTCGTAAGTGCTTTATCAAATTTATTAGGAATGGATTATGGCGTCTATTATTGTATGACATGTAACGAAGCCATACCCAATAATGATTATTCAAAATTCAAACAAAATACAGCAGAATATAAACAATTGAAAGGCGGAATTTCTTTTTACGAATCAGATTTTAAAGTCTGCAATGCTTGGAATACCAATCGTGCGGCAAATGCAATTAAACATTATGATCTTTCCAAACTTTCTTCTGCGGATTATCCTGTGCTCGTTTTTTCGGGAGAATTTGATCCGATTACGCCTCTTGATAATGGACAAAAAGTTGCAGCAAGATTTAAAAATGGACATTTTATAGAAGCCAAAACTTATGGACACGTTCCCGCATTTACCAAAATTGGTCGTGAAACAGCAGAAAAATTCATAAATAACCCTGAACAGAAAATCAATGCTAAAGCTTTTGATGAAGCAGCAAAGATTGCGATCGTAACAGGCGTAACCCTTAATAAAGGTGTTTCGGTAACGGGTAAAAGTATCAGCCAGCCTGATCCTGTATTTTTAATTCCGCTCTTAATTGCATTAGTAATCATGCTGGTATTTGCAGCGGTATACATAATTAAATTAATCAAAAACATATATACGACTAAACAAGATAAAATTCTGCGAATAGGTATAATTATTACATCATTAATTGGACTTTCACTCTTAGGATCTTTAATTATGGCTATTCTAGAAGTTTCAAAAAAGAACTTTTTTGTTTTGGCATTTGGTCTGCCGGAAAACTTTAATTATGTATTTTCATTAGTATCTACCTTTTTTATACTACTGGCTTTAACATTTGCCTACTATATTATTACAATTAAAAAAACCAACGACAGAAGTATTGTTTTTACAGTAATTTTTTCAAATGTATTACTGGCTACTTATCTGCTTTACTGGGGGATACTATAA
- a CDS encoding ATP-grasp domain-containing protein, translating to METQEITTQYSIISEKYTEFKDNQNVPARINTNDESVPDLFKEYVYAVTGWPVLIDSHTARELSTLSLTIPKLLHQIPSLYFDNNVKKIRDFYFEGDEMSAEFAMMCHKKNIETGCRLDLTYTEDGFKILEANIGSSIGGWQIHSFENLIRKFHSELTENYDQYKSKNTLKIYMNFLIEQILSKVPSIKDTINIFIDNGFDESDLDPEFADQTSLLFFNDLFKQELAKRALTGEAYSGNVSELVLIGDNLCFKDVVIHGITVLSMEIKVNTSVFRAFVTDKVYFPDHLGLKMMGDKRNLAVLLELAYAGKFQPEENQLIIKNIPWTAFIENKNIIFRDKEYNLLELLKNNKDQFVIKVARGYQGKDVFVGKFLSDDEWLEAIHTALATNAFIAQEFSGSIDFLAPNAQSEWTPHKLIWGAFGFGDSYGGVWVRMSEVKTDVGVINSATGAVEAIVFEVADK from the coding sequence ATGGAAACACAGGAAATCACAACACAATACTCAATCATTTCAGAAAAATATACAGAATTCAAGGATAATCAAAATGTTCCGGCAAGAATCAATACAAATGACGAATCAGTTCCTGATTTGTTTAAAGAATACGTGTATGCAGTAACAGGCTGGCCAGTTCTTATTGACAGTCATACTGCCAGAGAATTGTCGACCCTGTCATTGACAATTCCCAAGTTACTACACCAGATACCATCTTTGTATTTTGATAATAATGTAAAAAAAATACGCGATTTTTATTTTGAAGGAGATGAAATGTCGGCAGAATTTGCAATGATGTGTCATAAAAAAAATATTGAAACCGGGTGTCGTTTAGATCTTACGTATACTGAAGATGGATTTAAAATCCTTGAAGCCAATATAGGATCATCAATAGGAGGTTGGCAGATTCATAGCTTTGAAAACTTAATCAGAAAATTTCATTCGGAGCTAACGGAAAATTACGATCAGTATAAATCTAAAAATACCTTAAAGATTTATATGAATTTTTTAATAGAACAAATTTTAAGTAAAGTCCCTTCGATAAAGGATACGATAAATATATTTATAGACAACGGATTTGATGAAAGCGATCTGGATCCTGAATTTGCAGATCAAACCAGTTTGTTGTTTTTTAATGACCTATTTAAACAAGAACTTGCCAAAAGAGCACTTACTGGAGAAGCGTATTCAGGCAATGTTAGTGAGCTGGTTTTAATTGGAGATAACTTATGTTTTAAAGATGTAGTAATACATGGTATCACGGTTTTATCAATGGAAATCAAAGTAAATACATCTGTATTTCGTGCTTTTGTAACAGATAAGGTATATTTTCCCGATCATCTTGGACTTAAAATGATGGGAGATAAAAGAAATCTAGCCGTTCTGCTTGAATTAGCATATGCAGGAAAGTTTCAGCCTGAAGAAAATCAGCTGATAATCAAAAATATCCCTTGGACAGCTTTTATAGAAAACAAAAACATCATATTCAGAGATAAAGAATACAATTTACTAGAATTACTTAAAAATAATAAAGACCAATTTGTAATTAAAGTTGCCAGAGGTTATCAAGGCAAAGATGTTTTTGTTGGAAAATTTCTTAGTGATGACGAATGGCTTGAAGCAATACATACAGCATTGGCAACTAATGCTTTTATTGCTCAGGAATTTAGCGGATCGATTGATTTTCTAGCTCCAAACGCACAAAGCGAATGGACACCACATAAACTTATTTGGGGAGCATTTGGTTTTGGTGATTCTTATGGAGGAGTCTGGGTAAGAATGTCTGAAGTGAAAACAGATGTAGGAGTTATTAATTCTGCAACAGGAGCTGTAGAAGCTATAGTCTTTGAGGTTGCTGATAAATAA
- a CDS encoding 4'-phosphopantetheinyl transferase family protein, producing MTQILYAYISEENHQYLVKKYLDDFPEDFQKKVLAYKRWQDAQLSLLGRLLLKIGLHNKNKEYKNKTISYTGYQKPYLADCSVTFNISHAGEIVVCVLSENLDIGVDIEILSDISIEDYESLMTKRELSFIKNEVDNKVAFFDYWTQKEAVIKANGKGLSIPLKSFEIINNKTVIDKESFFLKKVHLDQNYRCHIAFKNALDPTIENPRIVQLCDL from the coding sequence ATGACCCAAATTCTATACGCTTACATATCTGAAGAAAATCATCAATATCTTGTAAAAAAGTATCTTGATGATTTTCCTGAAGATTTTCAAAAAAAAGTATTAGCCTATAAACGCTGGCAGGATGCTCAGCTGTCTCTTTTGGGGAGATTACTGCTTAAAATAGGACTTCATAATAAGAATAAAGAGTATAAAAATAAAACTATTAGCTATACAGGATATCAAAAACCATATTTAGCAGACTGCTCTGTTACGTTTAATATTTCTCATGCAGGCGAAATAGTAGTTTGTGTGCTTTCGGAAAACCTTGATATTGGGGTTGATATTGAAATTTTATCCGATATTTCGATCGAAGATTATGAATCACTTATGACCAAAAGAGAACTTTCTTTTATAAAGAATGAAGTTGATAACAAAGTGGCTTTTTTTGATTATTGGACACAGAAAGAAGCCGTAATAAAAGCAAATGGAAAAGGCCTTTCTATTCCTTTAAAATCTTTTGAAATTATCAATAATAAAACAGTAATTGATAAAGAAAGTTTTTTTCTTAAAAAAGTTCATTTAGACCAGAATTACAGATGTCATATTGCATTTAAAAATGCTTTAGATCCAACAATAGAAAACCCCAGAATTGTTCAATTATGCGATTTGTGA
- a CDS encoding FdhF/YdeP family oxidoreductase translates to MKEDQQQNTDHLTNKVPVAENPYQLSKLKVTKVEKWAAGIPAVMAAMSDLIEDKAILRGGKALFKMNQKGGFDCSSCAWPDPDDDRSSLGEYCENGAKALAEEATTKKVTAAFFKENSVYSLSQLDDYQIGKMGRLTEPVYLPIGGTHYQPISWEDAFAKIASHLNALESPNEAAFYTSGRTSNEASFLYQLFAKEFGTNNMPDCSNMCHETSGTALKTTIGIGKGTVTLEDFYDTDVIVIIGQNPGTNAPRMLSALEKGKKNGAKIIAVNPLPEAGLMGFHNPQAIKGIIGSGGKLTDLFLPIKINGDMALLKAIELLLIELEKKNPGEVFDHEFIKDKTTGFENFQKQFENLDLDHLAFLSGVPKNLIIEAAEILAFKKRIIICWGMGLTQQPNGVDMIREIVNILLIKGSIGKPGAGVCPVRGHSNVQGNRTMLIDEKPTNEQLDRLQAYFGFNPPRTHGYDVVGTIKAIHEEKVKFMFCMGGNFLSAAPDTTYTAEAFRKLKLLVCVSTKLNRGHLVHGKESLILPTLSRSDMDIVNNEVQIISTENSMGVVQSSKGVLKPISDQLINEMQIVCRMAMATLGNKSVIDWQRYHDSYDAVREAIENCIPGFENYNTRVREKGGFYLPNAPRHGKFNAKEAADRAAFTLTEIPDNELEPDEYMMATTRTHDQFNTTIYGLDDRYRGIKNERRVIFMNQNDIEKAGFKAGDTVDLFNYNDGIERIAPLFIIVSYQIPERNTVTYFPETNVLVSVNNVVKESNMPASKYVKIKVKKHDPNIYQKIKHM, encoded by the coding sequence ATGAAGGAAGATCAACAACAAAATACAGATCATTTAACCAATAAAGTACCTGTAGCGGAAAATCCATACCAGCTTTCCAAACTTAAAGTAACAAAAGTAGAAAAATGGGCTGCAGGTATTCCGGCTGTAATGGCTGCCATGAGTGATCTAATTGAAGACAAGGCAATTCTTAGAGGTGGTAAAGCTTTGTTTAAAATGAATCAGAAGGGAGGTTTTGACTGCTCAAGCTGTGCATGGCCAGATCCAGATGACGATCGTTCTTCTTTGGGCGAATATTGCGAAAATGGAGCTAAAGCTTTAGCAGAAGAAGCCACAACAAAAAAAGTTACCGCTGCCTTCTTTAAAGAAAATTCTGTATATAGTCTTTCACAATTAGATGATTACCAGATTGGAAAAATGGGAAGACTGACAGAGCCTGTATATTTACCTATTGGCGGTACACATTATCAACCCATTAGCTGGGAAGATGCTTTTGCAAAAATTGCTTCTCATTTAAATGCGCTTGAATCTCCCAATGAAGCTGCTTTCTATACTTCGGGAAGAACCAGTAATGAGGCTTCTTTTCTCTATCAGCTATTTGCAAAAGAATTCGGAACTAACAACATGCCGGATTGTTCCAATATGTGCCACGAAACATCCGGAACTGCTTTAAAAACGACAATAGGCATTGGGAAAGGAACTGTTACTTTAGAAGATTTTTATGATACCGATGTAATTGTAATCATCGGACAGAATCCTGGCACTAATGCTCCGCGAATGCTTAGTGCATTAGAAAAAGGCAAAAAAAACGGAGCAAAAATTATTGCCGTTAATCCATTGCCCGAGGCGGGTTTAATGGGATTTCATAATCCGCAGGCCATAAAGGGAATAATAGGTTCTGGTGGAAAACTTACGGATCTTTTTCTTCCCATAAAAATAAATGGCGATATGGCGCTTTTAAAAGCTATTGAACTTTTGTTAATTGAATTGGAAAAGAAAAATCCGGGTGAAGTTTTTGATCATGAATTCATTAAAGACAAAACAACTGGTTTTGAGAATTTTCAGAAACAATTTGAAAATTTAGATTTAGATCATCTTGCTTTTCTCTCTGGCGTTCCTAAAAATTTAATTATCGAAGCAGCAGAAATACTGGCCTTCAAAAAACGAATTATTATCTGCTGGGGAATGGGATTAACACAGCAGCCTAATGGCGTTGATATGATTAGAGAAATTGTCAATATTTTATTGATTAAAGGAAGTATTGGCAAACCCGGTGCTGGGGTGTGCCCCGTTCGTGGACATAGCAATGTACAGGGAAACAGAACCATGCTTATTGATGAGAAACCTACTAATGAGCAATTAGATCGTCTTCAGGCTTATTTTGGATTTAATCCGCCTAGAACTCATGGCTATGATGTTGTTGGAACGATAAAAGCGATTCACGAAGAAAAAGTAAAATTTATGTTCTGCATGGGTGGCAATTTTTTGTCGGCTGCACCAGATACAACGTATACTGCAGAAGCTTTCCGAAAATTGAAACTACTGGTATGCGTGTCTACAAAACTTAATAGAGGTCATTTAGTACACGGAAAAGAATCTCTTATACTTCCTACACTTTCCAGAAGCGATATGGATATTGTAAACAATGAAGTACAGATTATTAGTACCGAAAACTCTATGGGCGTTGTACAGTCCTCAAAAGGAGTATTAAAACCTATATCAGATCAATTGATAAACGAAATGCAAATTGTCTGCCGTATGGCTATGGCAACGCTTGGAAATAAATCAGTCATAGATTGGCAGCGTTATCACGACAGTTATGATGCCGTGAGAGAAGCTATTGAAAATTGTATTCCAGGTTTTGAAAATTACAATACCAGAGTTCGGGAAAAAGGTGGTTTTTATCTGCCAAATGCTCCGCGACATGGTAAATTCAATGCCAAGGAAGCAGCTGACCGCGCAGCCTTTACTTTGACTGAAATTCCAGATAATGAATTGGAGCCAGATGAATATATGATGGCAACTACTCGAACACACGATCAGTTTAATACCACTATTTATGGTCTAGATGACCGCTATCGTGGTATAAAAAATGAACGACGTGTTATTTTTATGAATCAAAATGACATTGAGAAAGCGGGATTTAAAGCTGGCGATACAGTAGATTTATTTAATTATAATGATGGTATCGAAAGAATTGCACCTTTATTTATTATTGTTTCTTATCAGATTCCAGAGCGAAATACCGTTACTTATTTTCCTGAAACAAATGTTTTAGTTTCTGTAAATAATGTGGTAAAAGAAAGTAATATGCCGGCCTCTAAATACGTGAAAATAAAAGTAAAAAAACACGATCCCAATATTTATCAAAAGATAAAACACATGTAG
- the fdhD gene encoding formate dehydrogenase accessory sulfurtransferase FdhD translates to MEIQYPELVSIKQMSVQKINNTSISSFLDTLSVEEPLEIRLSYVSNAERIQKNISVTMRTPGNDVDLAVGFLFTEGIITSFENIENAYGVKMNCVSQKQNIVQVDLKENFVPNLMQTDRNFYTTSSCGVCGKSSIESIKTVSPFMNRARPSFMIKASVFYQLPEKLRKAQSDFDSTGGLHASGLFNIQGDLILLTEDVGRHNALDKLIGRSLTNRLLPLNEHILLLSGRASFELIQKAAMAGISIIAAIGAPSSLAVELAAEFNITLLGFLKENRFNIYSSSHQTIIVTD, encoded by the coding sequence ATGGAAATACAGTATCCAGAATTAGTTTCCATCAAACAGATGAGTGTGCAAAAAATAAATAACACGTCCATCTCGTCCTTTTTAGATACGCTTTCAGTTGAAGAACCTCTTGAAATTAGGTTGTCGTATGTTTCCAATGCTGAGAGGATCCAAAAAAACATTTCGGTTACCATGCGAACTCCCGGTAATGATGTTGATCTGGCAGTTGGTTTTCTATTTACGGAAGGAATTATTACTTCTTTTGAAAACATAGAGAATGCTTATGGTGTAAAAATGAATTGCGTCTCTCAAAAACAAAATATCGTTCAGGTGGATTTAAAGGAAAATTTCGTTCCAAATCTAATGCAGACAGACCGCAATTTCTATACTACCTCAAGCTGTGGTGTATGCGGAAAAAGTTCTATTGAATCTATAAAAACCGTTAGCCCTTTTATGAATAGAGCACGACCTTCATTTATGATTAAGGCTTCGGTATTTTATCAACTGCCTGAAAAATTAAGAAAGGCTCAAAGCGATTTTGATTCAACTGGAGGACTTCATGCATCAGGCCTTTTCAATATACAAGGCGACTTGATTCTTTTAACTGAAGATGTGGGAAGACACAATGCTTTAGACAAATTAATCGGCAGATCACTTACAAACCGTTTACTGCCATTAAATGAGCACATTTTACTCTTGAGCGGAAGAGCTAGTTTTGAGCTCATTCAAAAAGCGGCAATGGCAGGTATTTCTATTATTGCTGCAATTGGAGCACCGTCTAGTCTAGCTGTCGAACTTGCCGCTGAATTTAATATCACGCTTTTAGGATTTCTCAAAGAAAATAGATTTAACATATACAGTTCTTCTCATCAAACAATCATTGTCACTGATTGA